Genomic segment of Paenibacillaceae bacterium GAS479:
AGGCGAGGGATGCCAGATTGACCCGCGAGGAGGAGGAATGAAATGGAGGAGCGAGACAGGGGCGGATTTAGCTGGAGACGAGGGATGCCAGATTGACCCGTGAGAAGGAGGAATGAAATGGAGGAGCGAGACAGGGGCGGATTTAGCCGGAGGCGAGGGATGCCAGATTGACCCGCGAGAAGGAGGAATGAAATGGAGGAGCGAGCGTGGCTTGAATTTAGCTGAAGGCTAGTGAAAGCCAGACCGACCCGACAAGGAGGAATGAGCTGGAGGAGCGAGGCAGGGTGGATTTAGCTGGAGACGAGGGATGCCAGATTGACCCGCGAGAAGGAGGAATGAGATTGGAAGCGCGAGGCTGGTTGGATGGGAGGCCGCTCGTATGGGCGGCAGTATGTTTTGTCGCGGGCAGCTCGGCGGCCGCGTATTGGAGCCCCGGCGGTATGCTGGCCGCCGGGCTCGGGCTCGGCCTGCTCCTGGCGGCGCTTGCGCTCGCCGGGCAGGCCCGATATGGGCTGGCCGCCGCGTGTTTGGCGGCCTATGCCCTCGCCGCAGGCGAGCGGCTGTGGGCGGATGCGCGGTCGCAGACCGCGCTGAGCGCCCTTTACGCCGCCGCCGAGGCGCAGCTTGAGCCGCCGGAGCTTCGCGTGGAGGCGGCGGGGACTGTTGTGTCGCCGGTCGAGTTCGACGGCGACCTGGTGCAGCTGCGCTTGGAGGCGCATAGCCTCCGCGCGGGGGACGCGCAGCAGGCGAAGCCGCTGCGCGAGACGCTGCTCGTGCGCGTGAAGCTGCTGCACGAGCAAGAGCTCGCCGCCGCCAAGGCTTGGCGGCGGGGGAACAGCGTGCGCTTGCGCGGCACGCTGGAGCTGCCGGCTCCGCCGGCCAATCGCGGCGGCTTCGACTACCGCCGCTACCTGCGCAGCCAGGGAATCACCTGGCTGCTGCAGGTTCAGGGCGCGGGCGCGGTGCAAGCCGCGCCCGGCAAAAGCCATAGCGCTGCCGCGCTGCTGGGCCGCATGGACGCGGCCCGAGCACAGCTTGGCTCCGCGCTAACCCGCATTTACCCGGCAGATCAGGCCGGGTACATGCAAGCGCTCGTCCTGGGCAACCAGGACGAGACAGATCCAGAGCTGTACCGCCGCTTCGCCCGGCTTGGTTTAACCCACATTATGGCCGTATCCGGCATGCATGTGGCAGTCATGCTTGGCTTGCTCGGTTTCTCGCTGCGCCAGCTGCGGTTAACCAAGGAGCGAATTCTGCTCCTGCTTATGTTTGCCGTGCCGCCGTATGTACTGTTTACCGGAGCCTCTCCCTCCATCCTGCGCGCCGGCCTTATGGCGCTGCTCGGCCTTGCTGCCGCCCGCGCTGGCAAGCTAAAGGATGGGCTGCATCTGCTAGCGGCATCCGCGGTCCTGCTGCTGCTTTGGAATCCTCGTCTGATCGAGAGTGTCAGCTTCCAGCTTAGCTACATCGTTACAGCGGGCCTGATTCTCGGCGTGCCAGCCGTGAACCGTCTGCTCTCGCGACCTCGAAGCCGCTTGCGCTTCGTACAGGATGCCGTCGTCGTTACCTTTGTTGCTCAGGCGATTTCTTTTCCCGTCACCATCTACTATTTCAATCAAATTCATCTGCTGTCGCTTCCGGCTAATCTGCTGCTTGTGCCGTTCATCAGCTTCCTAATCATGCCGGCAGGTGCGGCGGTCATGCTGGTGGAGCCAATATGGCCAGGTGCGGCCCAACTACTCGCGAATTGGTCGACGGAAGCCAACATGTGGACGTTTCGTCTCATCGAATGGATGGGCGAGTGGAGTGACGGCAGTACGATCTGGGCCACACCTTCTTTGTGGTGGATTGTCTCCTACTATGCGGTATTGTTTGGACTGCTTCAGAGCCTGGGGAGGTGGCGAAGCTGTAAGCAGGCGGCAGCCGAGGAAACATGTTTTAGTGATAATGAGGATACCCAACCGCTTTTGCCAGTAAAAGATACATCCAGATATAGCCCATCTACGGCTCCCGCCATGTCAGTACAAACAAGAATCCGTAATGTAGCCTCCAGCCTCCGAAGTCCGCTAACTCGATCCGTCTTAACCGGGTCTATTTTGCTGCTTCTGCTTTTGCATGCCTTTCACTCAGGCTGGTATGACCGCGCCGCATACGTACAGTTCCTTAATGTCGGTCAAGGAGATGCCATTCTGATCCGAACTCCGTCCGGACAAACGATACTCATTGACGGCGGAGGCACAATGCAATTCAGGCGCGAAGCCTGGAGGCAGCGGCGGGATCCATATGAAATCGGGCGTAAGATGCTGGTACCGCTCCTGATGAAAAGAGGTGTCAGTGAGATTGATTTGCTCGTTGTCACCCATCTGGATCAGGATCACATCGGGGGACTGGAGGCCGTGCTCGACGGTATTCCGGTAAAAAGACTGCTCTGGAACGGCAGTCTCAAGGAAGCAGGAGAGACACCGCCCCTCCTTCAAAGGGCAATTAACAAGGGGATTCCCCTGTACGGTGCGGAAGCCGGGATGTCTTGGCAGCCTGACGTCTCCACTAGATTAGACGTCCTCTGGCCGACTAAGCATAACGACATGCAACCGATCGAGGAGCAGAACGAACAGAGCGTTGTGTTGCTGTTGACGCTGTTCAATCGCAGTTTTCTGTTGGCGGGGGATCTGGGGAGTGTAAGCGAGTCGGCCGTCATGGAGACGGCAAAAAGTCTGGCGTTACCCGCCCGAAACACGCCAATTGACGTACTGAAGGCCGGTCATCACGGCAGCAAAAACTCTACCTCAGCAGCGTGGCTCTCCTATTGGAAGCCTTCTGTCTCTGTCTTATCCGCTGGTATCGACAATCGCTATGGTCATCCGTCCGAAGACGTGCTGATGCGGCTTAAGCAGTTTAGTTCTCGTGCGGTACGCACAGACTTGAACGGGGAAATCGAGTTCCGTGTTACCCCACAAGGCATGGACATGCGACTGCTGCGTGGCAATTGAGTCGTTTGTTTGTTCCTACATTTCCAACTTTTAATGTGTATTTGTCGATTGATTTTAAGCAACAATTAGGCGCATTTTCTCGTTGTGAATAGCGATTATTCAATGTTCTATATGACCTTAGAATTGAGTTAGTCCAAATGACCACAACGCAGAGGGGGATACGAATGCCTAAAATGCTTTATTTATTATTTGTAATCGTAATGATACCTGCTGTTCTAGCTGGATGCACAAAAAGTGAGCCCAAGGAGAATGAACAACAGATGTTTAAGAGAATTGAACAATCATTGAAAGAAAAAGGTGTTCCACTATCATTTGTAAGTAAACAAGAGAGTCCGACGATACTTGAGGGTGTGGTTCCTAATGTTTATAAGGTGGATTTGGATCAAAAAGTTGGATTTAATGATCGAATTGAAATTTATAGGTTTGACTCCAACGAGCAATTGCAAAAAGGATTAAAAAATCAAAGTTATACGGTGACATTACTTTCATCTCACAAAAATTATATTAAAGAAAATGTATTGCTTGTATACTTTGCTGCCAATGGAAAAACCGATAAATACAATGACCAAATCAATGAAGTAATAGAATCACTATAATGTATTCCTTTTAATTCTCTGCATTTTTATATTTGGTAATTCAATTATAGTTATGTTGAATTTGGCGTTAGATATATGGGCGATTTTAAAGAGTATCGAAAAAAATTGTTGTAGATGTTATTCGAGCTGTTTTCTAAATTAGTTTCACATAAAAAATAGGCATGGCCGGCTATTCTTACCATGTTAGGAGGCCTTAGCCCTCCTCACCCATCCGCCATTATCCATGCCCACAGAGGCTTACAAATTTACTTACTCTTCTCTTTTTTCAGCGCTGCTCTAATATGAGCTTCCTTCAATTGCTCATTTCCTTTTACATTAATTTTCTGTAACGCTTCATCAATTGTTTGTTCACCAGCAAGCACAGCTTCGGTCTCTCTTGAAAAGATTGTTTGAAGTATGGATTCATAACCTTCCGGTATATTCAAAGGATAATTGAAATCAGACATCTTGGTCAGCTCGTAGAATGCATTCAGCGAGGTTCCATTCGCCTCTGGGATAAAGTCAGGTCGGACTGATAACGAACCACCTGGAGCGCGGGATAAAGATTTGGCTACTTCCGTCCCGCTAGCGAATTTAATAAATTCCCAAGCCAATTTCTTATTTGGTGAATCCGCATATACGCCGAAAATATCGGATAGACCCAAAACTAAGCCTACGTCAGGATTCTGAGAATTGACAGGCTGAGTAACTACACCCCAACGAAGTGGAGATTTAAGCCTGCCTTCGGCTTGAGAAATCATATTTAAATAGTAGGAGCCTTCCAACACCATAGCGGCACGGCCGTTCAGAAATAAATCATTCTCCCATCCGCCAGGGGGAGAGATGACGCCTGATTGATATGTATCTACAACATTCTCATAAATATTGCGCCATTGCGGGGAATCGAGTGTAATATTTTTCCCGTCAGCACTAACATAGGAGAGCCCTTGTAAGGTCCCATAATAATTCGTCATTCCGAATATAGCTTCACTTAATTTCGTTGAGGATGATGATGCGCTGGTCGATAGGCCGTAGATACGATCAGCCTCTGATCCCTTTACAGGGAATTGTTCCGCTAAGTTGAGTACTTCTTGGTAGGACATCTGATTTCGAGGCAATTCAATATTGTATTTTTCGAACAAATCGATGTTGTAATAAAGACCACTGGTAGAAAACTCAGGAGCTAGGGCATATAACCCGCCGGAGCCTTCTTTTTTCAACCAATCTGTTACCATAGGAAGAATGCCTTCAAGATCGAATTTATCTTGTTGAATAACCGAGTCCAGCGGATGCAACAAGTCGTTCTCGATGGCGTAGGGGTAACTGCTCATATCCAGGTATAAAACATCCGGTTTGCGTTCTTCGATATATTCCTTAAATGCTTTATTGCTGTCTGCTGCGGGATATTTCATTAACCACTGCGTATTCACGACCTCGAACTCCACATTTGGAAACTTATTCATAAAATAATTCCCGTACTTCTGGAAAAATTGATTTTCCTGGAAGTACATGACTTTCAGAGTTCCTTCCAATTTTCCTTCCAATTCACCTTTATTCTCTTCTTTCATGCAAGCGCTTAGTAAGGACATCGTTAGTACGAGGATCACTAAAATAATCGTTCTTGTTCTAGTCTTTGAATTCATTATACTCGTGCCTCCTCTTGCTTGGTTGTGACTGCTGAGCTTTTAAAGCAATCATGATAGAGTTGGTTTTGCGTATCCTAATATAGAAATAAGCAGTTATAAATGCGCTTTCATTAATGGGCATGCCTCCTACATCATCAAATGATCATCTTGACCCTTACTTTGAGCAAACGTTTGCACAAATGAGCTTTAAAATGAGGAAGCAAGGTGCATTCCTCAAATTCTAATTTAAACCATATTTGTAAAATTGACAAGAATATAAAAAGGCTTATATACCTTGTCAGTCCTCGTTAATATTGTACAAACCTTAACCTCAACGAGCTTTAATAGATTGGTAACTAACTTAGCCTCATCTAATTTTTTCTGCCCTAAAACGATGGATTATATGGTAAAATATAGATAGACCTTTATTCAGCGGCCACTATCACTTTAAACAGATTGATAACCAGAATTCCCCCACCTCTTCAGGTGGCGGGATGAATGGAAATTAGTTCTATATGGTGAAACAATAAGGAGGATTTTAAATGCCCTACAATTTCTACGGCCTTGACCATGTTCAACTAGCAGCACCCGAAGGTTGCGAAGCGGAGGCACGAATCTTTTTTAATGGTTTGCTGGGCTGGACTGAAATCCCTAAACCGGATGCTCTAAGAAAACGCGGTGGAGTCTGGTTTCAATGCGGTACTCATCAAGTGCATGTAGGTGTACAAAAAGACTTTGTGCCAGCCACTAAAGCCCATCCGGCTTTTCATGTGCAGCACTTGGATGAATTACGTTCTTATTTGCAACAAAAAGATATTGGAGTCATTGATGATGAAGCAAGGACAGATGAAGGTGTCATACGGTTTTATTTAAATGATCCATTTGGAAACCGCCTTGAATTTTTAGAATGGCTAGAATAGTCATTCAGCAATATCTTCTCCAATCACTATAGTCTCGCTGTGAATATACGTTCCAATTCTATTTCGAAGAGCGCATGCTCTTCTTTTTTTTTCTGCAAGTGCAGGGGAAGCTAGCGAATCATTCGTCTATTGGGACATGGGGAAGGGAGGCGCAGGATATTAGGAATGACGTGGAGTGGCTCCGAGCTGTCCGGGACAGCGGTACGGACCGGTTCGGGGAAGTTATTGACGAGTATGGAGATTATTTATACCGTACGATTTATGCTGTCCTGCGCTCTCCCCATGATACGGAGGACGTGCTTCAGGAGGTGCTGCTGGCAATTTGCCGGGCGTTGCCGGATTGCCGGTTGGAAGGCTTCAAAACCTGGATTACGCGGATCGCGGTTAACCGCGCCATCGACTGGAAGCGCATGAAGCGCCGCCGGGAAGAGATAAGCGCGGAGCCGCTGGATGGTGGTTCGGAACGCAGTGCGCCGGAACTTCGGGAGCAGACGCCAATTGTAGAGCAGCTTATTGCAAAAGAACGACAGCACGCCGTGCGCGAGAAGCTTGCGGACCTCCCTTCCGATTATGGGGAAGTGGTGCGGGATTTTTATTTCCGCCGCCGTACGCAGGAGGAAATTTCACGGGAGAGAGGCATGCAGCCGAAAAGCGTAGAGTCCAAGCTGTACCGGGCTCGAAGCTGGATGAGGCGGCATTGGAAAAAGGAGGACTTTGAATGAAACTTGTTCACCACCCCTCCAGGGAGGAATGGAGCGACTATGCGGCGGGCTCCGCCCTGGGACCGGAGAGGATAGCGATGGAACAGCATTTGGCCGGCTGCAATTCCTGCCTGGGGCTGTTCATGGAGGTGCTCGAGGCGGTTCCTCCGCTGAATAGTGCCGCCCAAGTTGCCTCAGCGAACTCGCTAACACATGCCGTAGTTCCCGATGCCATGCAGCTGAGCCGGCCAATCACACTTCCGAGCCCCGGCGAGAGCTTTTCCGGCGGATTTGCTCCAGAGGGGAGTTTACCGCGTGTGAGGGAAGCTGTTCTGCGCCAGCTGGCGGAGGAGTCTGCCGGCAGAAATCGCCGCCGGCGCAGAGCATGGGCTCGCCATCCGGCCTTTCATTATGGCCTTGCCGCGACTCTTACGGTGCTGCTCCTACTGAGCGGAACGCTTGGAGAGCTGACCCGGGATCTGGAGGGCGATCTGCCGCGAGAGTTCGAAGAGCCGCCAGCGCAGATGGAATTTCACTCCAAGAGAGAGAGTTGGTCCAGCAAAGTTGTAGGCCGTACGTCGGCATGGCTGCATGAATGGCAGTCCGTCCGATTTAAATAAAGAGAGTAGAAAGGAAGTTTATGATGCGCAACGCGCCGAATCCGATTGTGGCACTGCTGTTAGGCTTCATGCCCGGGGCCGGTCACGCCTACTTGGGCAAATACGTTCGAATGGTCATCTATGGAGGCCTGTTTTGGTTCCCGGTTGGCTTTATGTTTCTTATGTTAATAACGAGCGGAATGGATGAAGATGCGGCTCCGCTCATATTGTTCCCGATGTTCGTCTGGGGCATCAGTATGATTGATATACTAATTGCGCTGATCCGTCGACCCGCTCCGGTTCACGATTACGAGCCCGGCCCGATGGACCGCAGCGGAATTCCGACCGCGCGTCTCGTCCCGAGCAAAACAACCGAGCATCAGCGTGAAAAGTCGATTACAATCCTGCTGTCGTTTATTCCGGGGCTTGGCCATATGCACCTGGGACTGATGCAGCGCGGCATCGCTTTTTTGGTCACGTTTGCCGGACTCGGAACCTTCATTTTATTTGTTTGCATTTTGCTGGAAACGCCGGTGTTTCTGATTTTCCTGCTCATTCTTCCGGTGCTTTGGGTGTATGCGATGTTCGACGCCGTCACACTCGTCCAGCGCAAGCAGCTTGGAGAGCCGCTCACCGATCGCTCGCTGTTTGAAGAGATCGAGGGCCACTTTGCCTCCGGCCGCAAAAATAAAACCGCAGCAGCAGCGCTCTCTTTTCTGCCGGGAGCAGGGCATCTGTATCTCGGCATGCAGAAGCGCGGCATTCAACTGATGGCTATTTTCTTCGTCTCCATTTATCTGATGGACAGCCTGCGCATGACGTTATTTCTTTTCCTGCTGCCGCTTGTATGGTGCTACTCCTTTTTTGATGCGCTGCAGCAGCATGGGCGGTATTTACGTGGAGAGATGACGGATACGCCGGTGCTCACCGAACTGGCGGGATACCACCGCTGGATCGGCATAGGTCTGATTGCGATGGGCGTATTTTACTTGACGGATCGCTTTTTTGTCCAGTTTGCGTCCGGATATTTTCCGGTTTTATATCAAGGTTACTTGCAGCTTCGTTACAATCTTCCCGCAGCGCTGACCGCTTTTCTGCTCATTGCTGCCGGTCTCCGGTTATTTCTCGGCCGGACGAGTGTGCCTGCTCCGCCGCCGCTTCATGAAGGCCCCGAGTTTAGGCAGCACCGTCAGGACGGAGTGGGTTAACGGTAAGGCCGGGCCGCTTATAGACCATTTAGCGTTCTTTCCTGAAACAGAGCTGGTTTTTACCATGCCTATAAATACCGTTTGCCACTGCTGGCAGACGGTATTTTTTCTCTTGAAAGAATTTTATTCGACCTAATCCAACCGATTCTTCCCTATTGTCCCGATCGCCTCTTCACAGTTTAAAAGGAACATGCTACCTTCGTAAGCGATTCCATAAAGCGCAATGCGGGAGGAGACTAACCGATGTCGATGAGCAACAAATATGCCTGGACTTGGAACGTTAAGCCGGAACGGCTGGAGGAGTATGTCGAAATGCACCTGAATCCGTGGCCAGAAATTATGGAGGAGCATTCCCGGGCGGGAATCCGTAACTACTCGATTTTTCAACAGGGCAATCAGTTCTTCTACTGCTTTGAATGTGATGATGTTGAAGGGGCGTTCCGGATCATTGCGGAAAGCGAAGCCTGCGGGCGCTGGAATGCGATAACTTCCACGATGGTGGAGGGCTCTTTCGATTTCAATGAGCCGAAGCCGATCGTACCTATGCGCGAAGTATTTTATCTAAAATAAATAAATCGAATTGACCTAAAGCTGACTTCCGTAAAAATCGGGGGTCGGCTTTTTTTTTCAGCTGTAAACTAAGGCCATTGACGCTAGCAATTGACGGTTATTGGCCGCTTTCCCGCTTTCAGAAACATTTCCCTCCCTTGCCTGCCACTTCATAAGGAATCGTAGTCTGGGCTGCTGTATACTAGTCCTTACCAAAGGCGCAAGTCCGCGGTGTTGCAGCCCTATCACCCTTTCCCAGAGCGTTTATGTGAGAGTGGGCGCGGATTAGGACCGGGCTGCAACTATAACCTTTTTGTCTCCTCCTCTGCACTTGTTGCGGGGGAGGACTTTTTTGTTTTCAATGCGGTCAGCCCCTGTGCCTAATTTTGCTGCCCGTATTATTGATGAAGGTCATTTTCTCCGGCATATTCATTGAAGAGCCTGCTCAGGGCATTGCGCATTTTCGGAATAGATATATGCAGCTTCAACTCCCGGCCTGCCGGGAGTTGTTTTTGTCTTTCCGTAAGCTTTCCGTAAGCTTTTCGTATGTATTTTCCTTTTGCCGCCGATTCTGGTAGAACAGAGAGAGGTGGTGAACTCCTTGATAAAAATGACAACGATCCTCGTCGCGGACGACGAGACCGAGATTGCAGACCTGGTTGAGCTGCATCTGAACAAAGAAGGATTTCGAGTAGTGAAGGCTGCGAGTGGTGAGGAGGCGCTGCGAGCTGTCCAGCTCCACACGATCGATCTGGCCATCCTGGATATTATGATGCCGGGAATCGATGGGATGGAGGTAACGCGGCGCATCCGCAGCGAGCATCCCATGCCGATCATTATGCTGAGTGCCAAGACATCCGATTTCGACAAGATTTCGGGACTCGTTATCGGCGCAGATGATTATATGACAAAACCATTCAACCCGATGGAGCTAGTGGCGAGAGTGAACGCCCAGCTGCGACGTACGCTGCTGTTGGCTCAGCAGCCCAAGCTGTCGGACAACATGATGGTCGAAGCAGCGGGGCTGGCGCTTAACCCCGAGCAGCGGAGTGCTGTATTGTACGGTGAGCCACTTGAACTGACACCGAAGGAGTTCGACATCCTTTATTTGCTCGCGAGCCATCCCAAAAAGGTGTTCAGTGCAGAAAATCTATTCCAGCAGGTTTGGAAAGAGGAATATTACGAGGGCGGCAATACTGTGATGGTACATATCCGAACTCTCCGCCGCAAGCTCGGCGACGACAAGGATAAATG
This window contains:
- a CDS encoding RNA polymerase sigma factor, sigma-70 family — its product is MLFFFFLQVQGKLANHSSIGTWGREAQDIRNDVEWLRAVRDSGTDRFGEVIDEYGDYLYRTIYAVLRSPHDTEDVLQEVLLAICRALPDCRLEGFKTWITRIAVNRAIDWKRMKRRREEISAEPLDGGSERSAPELREQTPIVEQLIAKERQHAVREKLADLPSDYGEVVRDFYFRRRTQEEISRERGMQPKSVESKLYRARSWMRRHWKKEDFE
- a CDS encoding DNA-binding response regulator, OmpR family, contains REC and winged-helix (wHTH) domain yields the protein MIKMTTILVADDETEIADLVELHLNKEGFRVVKAASGEEALRAVQLHTIDLAILDIMMPGIDGMEVTRRIRSEHPMPIIMLSAKTSDFDKISGLVIGADDYMTKPFNPMELVARVNAQLRRTLLLAQQPKLSDNMMVEAAGLALNPEQRSAVLYGEPLELTPKEFDILYLLASHPKKVFSAENLFQQVWKEEYYEGGNTVMVHIRTLRRKLGDDKDKWIKTVWGVGYRFNV
- a CDS encoding competence protein ComEC, which gives rise to MDLAGDEGCQIDPREGGMRLEARGWLDGRPLVWAAVCFVAGSSAAAYWSPGGMLAAGLGLGLLLAALALAGQARYGLAAACLAAYALAAGERLWADARSQTALSALYAAAEAQLEPPELRVEAAGTVVSPVEFDGDLVQLRLEAHSLRAGDAQQAKPLRETLLVRVKLLHEQELAAAKAWRRGNSVRLRGTLELPAPPANRGGFDYRRYLRSQGITWLLQVQGAGAVQAAPGKSHSAAALLGRMDAARAQLGSALTRIYPADQAGYMQALVLGNQDETDPELYRRFARLGLTHIMAVSGMHVAVMLGLLGFSLRQLRLTKERILLLLMFAVPPYVLFTGASPSILRAGLMALLGLAAARAGKLKDGLHLLAASAVLLLLWNPRLIESVSFQLSYIVTAGLILGVPAVNRLLSRPRSRLRFVQDAVVVTFVAQAISFPVTIYYFNQIHLLSLPANLLLVPFISFLIMPAGAAVMLVEPIWPGAAQLLANWSTEANMWTFRLIEWMGEWSDGSTIWATPSLWWIVSYYAVLFGLLQSLGRWRSCKQAAAEETCFSDNEDTQPLLPVKDTSRYSPSTAPAMSVQTRIRNVASSLRSPLTRSVLTGSILLLLLLHAFHSGWYDRAAYVQFLNVGQGDAILIRTPSGQTILIDGGGTMQFRREAWRQRRDPYEIGRKMLVPLLMKRGVSEIDLLVVTHLDQDHIGGLEAVLDGIPVKRLLWNGSLKEAGETPPLLQRAINKGIPLYGAEAGMSWQPDVSTRLDVLWPTKHNDMQPIEEQNEQSVVLLLTLFNRSFLLAGDLGSVSESAVMETAKSLALPARNTPIDVLKAGHHGSKNSTSAAWLSYWKPSVSVLSAGIDNRYGHPSEDVLMRLKQFSSRAVRTDLNGEIEFRVTPQGMDMRLLRGN
- a CDS encoding L-rhamnose mutarotase encodes the protein MSMSNKYAWTWNVKPERLEEYVEMHLNPWPEIMEEHSRAGIRNYSIFQQGNQFFYCFECDDVEGAFRIIAESEACGRWNAITSTMVEGSFDFNEPKPIVPMREVFYLK
- a CDS encoding multiple sugar transport system substrate-binding protein gives rise to the protein MNSKTRTRTIILVILVLTMSLLSACMKEENKGELEGKLEGTLKVMYFQENQFFQKYGNYFMNKFPNVEFEVVNTQWLMKYPAADSNKAFKEYIEERKPDVLYLDMSSYPYAIENDLLHPLDSVIQQDKFDLEGILPMVTDWLKKEGSGGLYALAPEFSTSGLYYNIDLFEKYNIELPRNQMSYQEVLNLAEQFPVKGSEADRIYGLSTSASSSSTKLSEAIFGMTNYYGTLQGLSYVSADGKNITLDSPQWRNIYENVVDTYQSGVISPPGGWENDLFLNGRAAMVLEGSYYLNMISQAEGRLKSPLRWGVVTQPVNSQNPDVGLVLGLSDIFGVYADSPNKKLAWEFIKFASGTEVAKSLSRAPGGSLSVRPDFIPEANGTSLNAFYELTKMSDFNYPLNIPEGYESILQTIFSRETEAVLAGEQTIDEALQKINVKGNEQLKEAHIRAALKKEKSK